The following proteins are co-located in the Polymorphospora rubra genome:
- a CDS encoding winged helix-turn-helix domain-containing protein — protein MPAPAPTSWSVPPPRRGPVPSPGLAATYPGPPVEEADPTMPAGPIRLGELTIDAAGHLVTWRGEPLALTRLERAVLAVLASPPVAVWTYEQLFGSVWGGAYLGDTAILHSAMKRLRRKLRAADDDLRVQTVRGVGYRLAVPN, from the coding sequence CTGCCCGCCCCGGCGCCGACATCCTGGTCCGTCCCGCCGCCCCGGCGCGGTCCGGTGCCGTCGCCCGGGCTCGCCGCCACGTATCCCGGCCCGCCGGTCGAGGAGGCCGACCCGACGATGCCCGCCGGCCCGATCCGGCTCGGCGAACTGACCATCGACGCCGCCGGCCACCTGGTCACCTGGCGCGGCGAACCGCTCGCCCTGACCCGGCTCGAACGGGCCGTGCTCGCCGTGCTCGCCAGCCCACCGGTCGCGGTGTGGACGTACGAGCAGCTCTTCGGCTCGGTCTGGGGCGGCGCCTACCTCGGCGACACCGCGATCCTGCACTCGGCGATGAAACGGTTGCGCCGCAAGCTGCGCGCCGCCGACGACGACCTGCGGGTGCAGACCGTGCGCGGCGTCGGCTACCGGCTCGCCGTACCCAACTGA
- a CDS encoding aminotransferase class IV: protein MSSPQFVAVLGRGLVAPETPVVRADDRGVLHGDGLFETMHVRAGQPWLRDLHLARLARSADLVDLPLAPLPDLAGLLDLVCAAWPADLEGALRLVCTRGPEHGGPPTAFATLSGIGAAAVRARRTGISVATLPLGVAASARAAAPWLLAGVKSTSYGVSQATRRWAVANGVDDVLWTSTEGFALEGPAASLVWLDGATLCTVPAAATGILPGVTAGWLLARAGELGWAADERMVTPAGLHSTGGVWFTSSVRGLAEVRTLDGVPLPPSPHTAAIRELLGFA, encoded by the coding sequence GTGTCCAGCCCACAGTTCGTCGCCGTCCTGGGCCGGGGCCTGGTCGCCCCGGAAACGCCGGTCGTACGCGCCGACGACCGGGGCGTGCTGCACGGTGACGGCCTGTTCGAGACCATGCACGTACGCGCCGGGCAGCCCTGGCTGCGCGACCTGCACCTGGCCCGGCTGGCCCGCTCGGCCGACCTGGTCGACCTGCCGCTGGCCCCGCTGCCCGACCTCGCCGGGCTGCTCGACCTGGTCTGCGCGGCCTGGCCCGCCGACCTGGAGGGCGCGCTACGGCTGGTCTGCACCCGGGGCCCCGAGCACGGCGGCCCGCCCACCGCCTTCGCCACCCTGTCCGGCATCGGCGCGGCCGCGGTGCGGGCCCGGCGCACCGGTATCTCGGTGGCGACCCTGCCGCTGGGCGTCGCCGCGAGCGCCCGGGCGGCGGCGCCGTGGCTGCTCGCCGGGGTCAAGAGCACGTCGTACGGGGTCAGTCAGGCGACCCGCCGCTGGGCGGTGGCGAACGGGGTCGACGACGTGCTGTGGACGTCGACCGAGGGGTTCGCCCTGGAGGGGCCGGCCGCCAGCCTGGTCTGGCTGGACGGGGCGACACTGTGCACGGTGCCGGCGGCGGCGACCGGCATCCTGCCCGGGGTGACCGCCGGTTGGCTGCTGGCCCGGGCCGGCGAGCTGGGCTGGGCGGCCGACGAGCGGATGGTGACGCCGGCCGGCCTGCACTCGACCGGCGGGGTGTGGTTCACCTCGTCGGTCCGGGGGTTGGCCGAGGTGCGGACACTCGACGGCGTGCCGTTGCCGCCGTCGCCGCACACCGCGGCGATCCGCGAGCTGCTCGGCTTCGCCTGA
- a CDS encoding FABP family protein, with product MTTPADENPIGPPPWLNAPPVDPYPFEETHDLRVGPDLHPALLGLLPYVGVWRGRGRGGYPTIEDFDYAQEIRISHDGRPFLQYESRAWLLDEQSRPIRPAGREVGWWRPVFDGERVTDDLEALMMTPTGIMELYLGRVSGTQVELATDAVLRTATAKEVTGGHRLFGIVEGALLYAQEMAAVGHGLTPHLSARLVRVGG from the coding sequence GTGACTACTCCCGCGGACGAGAACCCGATCGGCCCGCCACCGTGGCTCAACGCACCGCCGGTCGATCCGTACCCGTTCGAGGAGACACACGATCTGCGGGTCGGGCCCGACCTGCACCCGGCGTTGCTGGGCCTGCTGCCGTACGTCGGGGTCTGGCGCGGCCGGGGCCGCGGCGGCTATCCCACGATCGAGGACTTCGACTACGCCCAGGAGATCCGGATCAGCCACGACGGCCGGCCGTTCCTGCAGTACGAGTCACGGGCCTGGCTGCTCGACGAGCAGAGCCGGCCGATCCGGCCGGCCGGCCGTGAGGTCGGCTGGTGGCGGCCGGTGTTCGACGGCGAGCGGGTCACCGACGATCTCGAAGCGCTGATGATGACCCCGACCGGCATCATGGAGCTGTACCTCGGCCGGGTCAGCGGCACCCAGGTCGAGCTGGCGACCGACGCGGTGCTGCGGACCGCCACCGCCAAGGAGGTCACCGGCGGCCACCGCCTCTTCGGCATCGTCGAGGGGGCGCTGCTCTACGCCCAGGAGATGGCCGCCGTCGGCCACGGCCTGACCCCGCACCTGTCCGCCCGCCTCGTCCGCGTCGGCGGCTGA
- a CDS encoding YgfZ/GcvT domain-containing protein → MIDLPGAVAVEAIDEESPDAGVAAHYGDPNREQRALATDVGLVDRSNRGVLAVPGEERVSWLHTITTQHLATLADGQGTELLVLSPHGHVEHHALVAELDDTTWLDTEPGPAAGELLGFLEKMRFFTRVEPRDATAEWAVLSLVGPRAAQAAGTLGVDGLTGPDTLGVPAAKFAAGSVPSRPTSRYVVRPLAGGGWARQGPLGVDLLVPRGSVEAVAGRLTASGVPAAGLWAYEAIRVAARLPRVGFETDHRTIPAEIDLVAPAVHLDKGCYRGQETVARVHNLGRPPRRLVLLHLDGVATDQPPAQGSPVTTDDGRTVGFVGTAVRHFELGMVALAVLKRNVADDARLTVGESAAAIDPAAEPSRVA, encoded by the coding sequence ATGATCGATCTACCGGGCGCGGTGGCCGTCGAGGCCATCGACGAGGAGTCGCCGGACGCCGGCGTCGCCGCCCACTACGGCGACCCCAACCGGGAGCAGCGGGCACTCGCCACCGACGTCGGGCTGGTCGACCGCTCCAACCGGGGGGTGCTGGCCGTACCCGGCGAGGAACGGGTGAGCTGGCTGCACACCATCACCACCCAGCATCTCGCCACGCTGGCCGACGGGCAGGGCACCGAACTGCTCGTCCTCTCCCCGCACGGGCACGTCGAGCACCACGCCCTGGTCGCCGAACTCGACGACACCACCTGGCTCGACACCGAACCCGGGCCGGCGGCCGGCGAACTGCTGGGCTTCCTGGAGAAGATGCGCTTCTTCACCCGGGTCGAGCCCCGCGACGCCACGGCCGAGTGGGCCGTGCTGTCGCTGGTCGGCCCGCGCGCGGCCCAGGCCGCCGGGACGCTCGGCGTCGACGGGCTCACCGGCCCCGACACCCTCGGCGTCCCGGCCGCGAAGTTCGCCGCCGGCTCCGTGCCGTCCCGCCCCACCAGCCGGTACGTCGTACGGCCGCTGGCCGGCGGCGGCTGGGCCCGGCAGGGACCGCTCGGCGTCGACCTGCTGGTGCCCCGGGGTTCGGTCGAGGCGGTGGCCGGCCGGCTGACCGCCTCGGGTGTGCCGGCCGCCGGGCTGTGGGCGTACGAGGCGATCCGGGTGGCCGCCCGCCTCCCCCGCGTCGGCTTCGAGACCGACCACCGCACCATTCCCGCCGAGATCGACCTGGTGGCGCCGGCAGTGCACCTCGACAAGGGCTGCTACCGCGGGCAGGAGACGGTGGCCCGGGTGCACAACCTCGGCCGTCCGCCGCGCCGGTTGGTGCTGCTGCACCTCGACGGGGTGGCCACCGACCAGCCGCCGGCGCAGGGCAGCCCGGTCACCACCGACGACGGCCGGACGGTCGGCTTCGTCGGCACCGCCGTACGCCACTTCGAGCTGGGCATGGTGGCGCTGGCCGTGCTCAAGCGGAACGTCGCCGACGACGCCCGGCTGACGGTCGGCGAGTCCGCCGCCGCCATCGATCCGGCGGCGGAACCGAGCCGGGTGGCCTGA
- a CDS encoding Fur family transcriptional regulator — protein MSDTSLAEVLRSRGLRLTAQRQLILEAVHDLGHGTPEQVHNAVREVAAGVNITTIYRTLELLEELGLVTHTHLSHGSPTYHPAGADQHAHLVCRSCGEVDEIDPTTLMPLAEQLATQRGFQVDIGHVSFFGVCAKCGEQE, from the coding sequence GTGTCGGACACATCGCTCGCCGAAGTGCTGCGGTCGCGGGGGCTGCGGCTCACCGCGCAGCGGCAACTGATTCTCGAAGCCGTGCACGACCTGGGGCACGGAACCCCGGAACAGGTGCACAACGCCGTCCGCGAGGTCGCCGCGGGCGTGAACATCACCACGATCTACCGCACCCTGGAACTACTCGAAGAGCTCGGGCTGGTTACCCATACGCACCTGTCGCACGGGTCGCCGACCTACCACCCGGCCGGCGCCGACCAGCACGCCCACCTGGTGTGCCGCTCGTGCGGCGAGGTGGACGAGATCGACCCGACGACCCTGATGCCGTTGGCCGAGCAGTTGGCGACGCAGCGGGGTTTCCAGGTCGACATCGGGCACGTGTCGTTTTTCGGGGTCTGCGCGAAGTGTGGGGAGCAGGAATGA
- a CDS encoding DUF1416 domain-containing protein, translating into MTAPTSTGCAAPDQAAPLPASVDLTRETVITGVVKTADGEAVAGAYVRLLDSTGEFTAEVVTSPAGQFRFFAAPGTWTLRALSRHGNGDATVTAAQGVNEVGVSVG; encoded by the coding sequence ATGACCGCACCCACATCAACCGGCTGCGCCGCGCCGGACCAGGCGGCTCCATTGCCCGCATCTGTCGATCTCACCAGGGAAACCGTCATCACCGGCGTGGTCAAGACCGCCGACGGTGAGGCGGTCGCCGGCGCCTACGTCCGGCTGCTCGACTCGACCGGTGAGTTCACCGCCGAGGTGGTCACCTCGCCGGCCGGCCAGTTCCGGTTCTTCGCCGCCCCCGGCACCTGGACGCTGCGGGCACTGTCCCGGCACGGCAACGGCGACGCGACGGTCACGGCCGCGCAGGGCGTCAACGAGGTCGGCGTCAGCGTCGGCTGA
- the mtfM gene encoding small membrane protein MtfM translates to MVTEIGFVSLLVAGFGALAGGLVYLAVRISRGRW, encoded by the coding sequence GTGGTCACCGAGATCGGGTTCGTCAGCCTGCTGGTCGCGGGATTCGGCGCCCTCGCCGGTGGCCTCGTCTACCTAGCCGTACGCATCTCGAGAGGACGCTGGTGA
- a CDS encoding DsrE family protein, with product MLIPMARTLVVKATAGSDSAERCAQAFTVAATAAAAGFDVSLWLTGESSWFALPGRAAEFDLPHSAPLTDLLDAVLAAGRVTVCTQCAARRDIGPDDVLPGVRIAGAAVFVEESLADGAQALVY from the coding sequence ATGCTGATCCCCATGGCTCGCACTCTCGTCGTCAAGGCCACCGCCGGTTCGGATTCGGCGGAACGGTGCGCGCAGGCGTTCACGGTCGCCGCGACGGCGGCGGCGGCGGGGTTCGACGTGTCGTTGTGGCTGACCGGTGAGTCGTCGTGGTTCGCCCTGCCCGGCCGCGCGGCAGAGTTCGACCTGCCGCATTCGGCGCCGCTGACCGACCTGCTCGACGCGGTGCTGGCCGCCGGCCGGGTCACGGTGTGCACCCAGTGTGCGGCCCGGCGCGACATCGGTCCCGACGACGTGCTGCCCGGCGTACGGATCGCCGGGGCGGCGGTCTTCGTCGAGGAGTCGCTGGCCGACGGCGCGCAGGCGCTCGTCTACTGA
- a CDS encoding Ms5788A family Cys-rich leader peptide, giving the protein MGTFLTKRRAVDLCRVATCLCRPAI; this is encoded by the coding sequence ATGGGGACGTTCCTCACCAAACGGCGCGCGGTCGACCTGTGCCGCGTGGCCACCTGCCTGTGTCGCCCCGCCATCTGA
- a CDS encoding S8 family serine peptidase, with translation MSHRLRRRSLVTRSTAVAAAILLALTGTPGVASAAPKAEVSAELAAELAREGSAEFTVYLKERAQLGGAARLSTSDARAVETYRQLTDTATRTQRGLRAELDERKVPYQAFWIANALRVTGDKALVDAIAARPEVESIEPARTYELVEPERSPATAARSGTEAVEWNITNVEAPRVWSEYGVRGEGVVIGSIDSGAQFDHPALVNSYRGNLGNGTFDHNYNWFDPSNICPGDVPCDNNDHGTHTMGTMTGDDGGDNQIGVAPGAKWMTAKGCESRSCSDAALLASGQWMLAPTDLNGQNPRPDLHADIINNSWGGGGGDEWYLQTVAAWRAVGMFPVFSAGNSGPGCNTTGSPGDYPISYAVGAYDVNNNIGSLSSRGSSAVDGGIKPNIAAPGINVRSAVDGNGYAAFNGTSMAAPHVSGTIALIWSAAPSLIGDLDATQALLDDTAIDVNATTCGGTPQNNNTFGEGRLNTYQAVTAAPRGPVGRVSGTVTSAGDPVVGANVVSGARSTVTGPDGRYALNLPAGDHDVTVSAYGYGSQTATVTVTEGSAVTRDFTLTAAPVVTVSGKVTDGSGHGYPLYAKIEVAGRPGGPVFTNPVTGQYSFTVAGDTDYRFTTTVQYPGYQTVVRDVTVGSAAQTVDFAVQVDPACTAAGYSASFGAPLTSESFDATTTPAGWSVVNRTASGGWVFNDPGLRGNLTGGTGNFAIIDSDRLGSGNTQDTDLISPPIDLSDATGPYLRFNSDFRAVGSTNTADVDVSIDGGTTWVNVWHQTTSRRGPTIEEISLAPAAGAEEALIRFRYKGTWAWWWQVDDVQVVNRTCSPEPGGLVVGFVNDPNTTSAVNGATVTSVNEPLDKGVSAATPDDPNIGDGFYWLFSSLTGSQPFSASRSPYQPHDRNVTVAANGVVRADFNLRSGRLTVSPTSIESHQPYGSARTTTVTVKNTGGAPATVGFIERTGNFDLLGRQGAVLAEHQMKGISKAATGTAYPAAPGVTGAAPAVDEAWTGIANYPASVFDNAAATLDGKVYSVGGGSGTGNERKGWVYDPDTNAWAALPDMPNARAKPSAAAVGGKLYVIGGWGPSGTPVASVDVFDPTAGTWSTLSGVTNPAPRSAAGTAVVDGKVILVGGCADSACTDSNDTVVFDPAASAFSTRADYPLAVAWMSCGGIGGKAYCAGGAGTSEYTDAYSYDPGADQWSPLPDMPIDLWGAQGTAAGGLLVLAGGVTAASTTVTNRTIAYDPAAAEWLNLPNAQFARYRGAAACGAYKIGGSPSSFVGSNNSEALGGLDLCDGAGDVSWLTTDPTEFTLAPGESKKVKVTLTASAAAGVEQPGTYTAELGIVSNTAYPVPAIGVEMNVSPPTNWGKVQGTVIGVTCAGVEVGVAATVRLNSLNTPGVGYTLTSGGNGTYAYWVQRGRYEVIVAKDGWIPQAVRIQVQPGFVTTSDFTLAPSSPCAPRLGGI, from the coding sequence ATGTCACATCGCTTAAGACGCCGTTCGTTGGTCACCCGTTCGACGGCCGTGGCCGCCGCGATCCTGCTGGCCCTCACCGGGACGCCAGGGGTCGCGTCAGCCGCCCCGAAGGCCGAGGTCAGCGCCGAACTGGCCGCTGAACTGGCCCGGGAGGGCAGCGCCGAGTTCACCGTCTACCTGAAGGAACGCGCCCAGCTCGGCGGCGCCGCCCGGCTGTCCACCTCGGACGCCCGGGCCGTCGAAACCTACCGGCAGCTCACCGACACGGCGACCCGTACGCAGCGCGGTCTGCGCGCCGAACTCGACGAGCGCAAGGTGCCCTACCAGGCATTCTGGATCGCCAACGCGCTGCGGGTCACCGGCGACAAGGCGCTGGTCGACGCGATCGCCGCCCGCCCCGAGGTGGAGAGCATCGAGCCGGCGCGGACCTACGAACTGGTCGAGCCGGAGCGCAGCCCCGCGACCGCCGCCCGGTCGGGCACCGAGGCGGTCGAGTGGAACATCACCAACGTCGAGGCGCCCCGGGTCTGGAGCGAGTACGGCGTCCGCGGTGAGGGCGTCGTGATCGGCAGCATCGACAGCGGCGCCCAGTTCGACCACCCGGCGCTGGTCAACAGCTACCGGGGCAACCTGGGCAACGGCACGTTCGACCACAACTACAACTGGTTCGACCCGTCGAACATCTGCCCCGGCGACGTGCCGTGCGACAACAACGACCACGGCACCCACACCATGGGCACGATGACCGGCGACGACGGCGGCGACAACCAGATCGGCGTCGCGCCCGGCGCCAAGTGGATGACCGCGAAGGGCTGCGAGAGCCGTAGCTGCAGCGACGCCGCCCTGCTCGCGTCCGGCCAGTGGATGCTCGCGCCGACCGACCTCAACGGCCAGAACCCCCGCCCCGACCTGCACGCCGACATCATCAACAACTCCTGGGGCGGTGGCGGCGGCGACGAGTGGTACCTGCAGACCGTCGCCGCCTGGCGGGCGGTCGGCATGTTCCCGGTCTTCTCGGCCGGCAACTCCGGCCCGGGCTGCAACACCACCGGCTCGCCCGGCGACTACCCCATCTCGTACGCGGTCGGCGCGTACGACGTCAACAACAACATCGGCAGCCTGTCCAGCCGCGGTTCGTCCGCCGTGGACGGTGGCATCAAGCCGAACATCGCCGCGCCGGGCATCAACGTCCGGTCCGCGGTGGACGGCAACGGGTACGCCGCCTTCAACGGCACCTCGATGGCCGCTCCGCACGTCTCCGGCACGATCGCGCTGATCTGGTCGGCGGCCCCGAGCCTGATCGGCGACCTCGACGCCACCCAGGCGCTGCTCGACGACACCGCCATCGACGTCAACGCGACCACCTGTGGCGGCACCCCCCAGAACAACAACACCTTCGGCGAGGGCCGGCTGAACACGTACCAGGCGGTCACCGCGGCCCCGCGCGGCCCGGTGGGCCGGGTCAGCGGCACCGTCACCTCGGCCGGCGACCCGGTCGTCGGCGCGAACGTCGTCTCCGGCGCCCGCAGCACCGTCACCGGCCCCGACGGTCGGTACGCACTCAACCTGCCGGCCGGCGACCACGACGTGACCGTCTCCGCGTACGGCTACGGCAGCCAGACCGCCACCGTCACGGTGACCGAGGGCAGCGCGGTGACCCGCGACTTCACCCTCACCGCCGCACCGGTCGTCACGGTCAGCGGCAAGGTCACCGACGGTTCCGGGCACGGCTACCCGCTCTACGCGAAGATCGAGGTTGCCGGCCGCCCCGGTGGCCCCGTCTTCACCAACCCGGTGACCGGCCAGTACTCGTTCACCGTGGCCGGCGACACCGACTACCGGTTCACCACCACCGTGCAGTACCCCGGCTACCAGACGGTCGTCCGGGACGTGACGGTCGGCTCGGCGGCGCAGACCGTGGACTTCGCCGTCCAGGTCGACCCCGCCTGCACGGCGGCCGGCTACTCGGCCTCGTTCGGCGCGCCACTGACGAGCGAGAGCTTCGACGCCACCACCACCCCGGCCGGCTGGTCGGTGGTCAACCGCACCGCGAGCGGCGGCTGGGTCTTCAACGACCCGGGCCTGCGGGGCAACCTGACCGGTGGCACCGGCAACTTCGCCATCATCGACAGTGACCGGTTGGGCAGCGGCAACACCCAGGACACCGACCTGATCTCGCCGCCGATCGACCTGTCCGACGCCACCGGCCCGTACCTTCGCTTCAACAGCGACTTCCGGGCGGTCGGCAGCACCAACACCGCCGACGTCGACGTCTCGATCGACGGTGGGACCACCTGGGTCAACGTCTGGCACCAGACCACCAGCCGGCGTGGGCCGACCATCGAGGAGATCTCGCTGGCCCCGGCCGCGGGTGCGGAAGAGGCCCTCATCCGGTTCCGTTACAAGGGCACCTGGGCCTGGTGGTGGCAGGTCGACGACGTCCAGGTCGTCAACCGCACCTGCTCCCCCGAGCCGGGTGGCCTGGTCGTCGGCTTCGTCAACGACCCCAACACCACCTCCGCGGTCAACGGCGCGACCGTGACCAGCGTCAACGAGCCGCTCGACAAGGGGGTCTCGGCGGCGACGCCGGACGACCCGAACATCGGTGACGGCTTCTACTGGCTGTTCTCCAGCCTGACCGGGTCGCAGCCGTTCAGCGCCAGCCGGTCGCCGTACCAGCCGCATGACAGGAACGTCACCGTGGCCGCCAACGGCGTCGTACGGGCGGACTTCAATCTGCGCTCGGGCCGGCTCACGGTCAGCCCGACGTCGATCGAGTCGCACCAGCCGTACGGCAGCGCCCGCACCACCACCGTCACCGTCAAGAACACCGGTGGTGCCCCGGCGACGGTCGGCTTCATCGAGCGGACGGGCAACTTCGATCTGCTCGGCCGCCAGGGTGCGGTGCTCGCCGAGCACCAGATGAAGGGCATCAGCAAGGCCGCCACCGGCACCGCCTACCCGGCGGCGCCCGGGGTGACCGGGGCCGCTCCGGCGGTCGACGAGGCCTGGACCGGCATCGCGAACTACCCGGCGAGCGTCTTCGACAACGCCGCCGCGACGCTGGACGGCAAGGTCTACTCGGTCGGCGGTGGCAGCGGCACCGGCAACGAGCGGAAGGGCTGGGTCTACGACCCGGACACGAACGCCTGGGCGGCGCTGCCGGACATGCCCAACGCCCGCGCCAAGCCGTCGGCGGCGGCCGTCGGCGGCAAGCTGTACGTCATCGGCGGTTGGGGTCCGAGCGGCACGCCCGTCGCCTCGGTCGACGTCTTCGACCCGACGGCCGGTACGTGGAGCACGCTGTCCGGCGTGACCAACCCGGCGCCGCGGTCGGCGGCCGGCACCGCGGTCGTGGACGGCAAGGTCATCCTGGTGGGTGGCTGCGCCGACAGCGCCTGCACCGACTCCAACGACACGGTCGTCTTCGACCCGGCCGCGTCGGCGTTCAGCACCCGTGCCGACTACCCGCTCGCGGTCGCGTGGATGTCCTGCGGCGGCATCGGGGGCAAGGCCTACTGCGCCGGCGGTGCCGGGACGTCGGAGTACACGGACGCGTACTCCTACGACCCGGGCGCCGACCAGTGGAGCCCGCTGCCGGACATGCCGATCGACCTGTGGGGTGCGCAGGGCACCGCCGCCGGCGGTCTGCTGGTGCTGGCCGGTGGCGTCACCGCCGCGTCGACGACGGTCACCAACCGGACGATCGCCTACGACCCGGCGGCGGCGGAATGGCTCAACCTGCCGAACGCCCAGTTCGCCCGCTACCGGGGTGCCGCCGCGTGCGGCGCGTACAAGATCGGTGGTTCGCCGTCCTCCTTCGTCGGCTCGAACAACTCGGAGGCGCTCGGCGGGCTCGACCTGTGCGACGGCGCGGGTGACGTGTCGTGGCTGACGACCGACCCGACCGAGTTCACCCTGGCTCCGGGTGAGTCGAAGAAGGTGAAGGTCACCCTGACCGCCAGCGCGGCGGCCGGTGTCGAGCAGCCGGGCACCTACACGGCCGAGCTGGGCATCGTCTCGAACACCGCCTACCCGGTCCCGGCGATCGGCGTCGAGATGAACGTCTCGCCGCCGACCAACTGGGGCAAGGTGCAGGGCACCGTGATCGGGGTGACCTGTGCCGGGGTCGAGGTCGGCGTCGCGGCGACCGTCCGCCTCAACTCGCTCAACACGCCGGGCGTCGGCTACACGCTGACCTCGGGTGGCAACGGTACGTACGCGTACTGGGTGCAGCGTGGGCGCTACGAGGTGATCGTGGCCAAGGACGGCTGGATTCCACAGGCCGTACGGATCCAGGTGCAGCCCGGCTTCGTGACGACGAGCGACTTCACGCTCGCGCCGTCGAGCCCCTGCGCGCCCCGCCTCGGCGGGATCTGA
- a CDS encoding 3-keto-5-aminohexanoate cleavage protein, with the protein MTTTTLITVAPTGAESSKADVPALPVTIDELVVTAKECEALGAAVIHVHIRDDDARPTLDLGRLRATVAALRESTDLVVQLSSGGAVTDPEADRLAVLDAAPDMASCTMGTVNFGDDVFLNRWEFIVDLHTRMQERGIVPEYEIFDLGHLTALQRLLGKYGLPAGGHVHVDFVMGVPGGLPGTADALVACRQAVRDLPEGTTFAATGVGRTTIPVMLAALSTGGHLRVGMEDTLTYAKGRPVDSNMQLVARAVGFARLAERPPMSPAEARELLGIPARP; encoded by the coding sequence ATGACGACAACGACGTTGATCACGGTGGCGCCGACCGGCGCCGAGTCCAGCAAGGCTGACGTACCGGCGCTTCCGGTGACCATCGACGAGCTGGTGGTCACGGCGAAGGAGTGCGAGGCGCTCGGCGCCGCCGTGATCCACGTCCACATCCGCGACGACGACGCCCGGCCGACCCTCGACCTCGGTCGGCTGCGGGCGACGGTCGCCGCGTTGCGTGAGTCCACCGACCTGGTCGTGCAGCTGTCCAGCGGCGGGGCGGTCACCGACCCGGAGGCCGACCGGCTGGCGGTCCTCGACGCGGCGCCGGACATGGCGTCCTGCACGATGGGCACGGTCAACTTCGGCGACGACGTCTTCCTCAACCGCTGGGAGTTCATCGTCGACCTGCACACCCGGATGCAGGAGCGCGGCATCGTGCCGGAGTACGAGATCTTCGACCTCGGCCACCTGACCGCCCTCCAGCGCCTCCTCGGCAAGTACGGCCTGCCGGCCGGCGGCCACGTGCACGTCGACTTCGTGATGGGGGTGCCGGGCGGGCTGCCGGGTACGGCCGACGCCCTGGTGGCGTGCCGCCAGGCAGTTCGTGACCTGCCCGAAGGCACCACGTTCGCGGCCACCGGCGTCGGCCGCACCACCATCCCGGTGATGCTCGCCGCGCTGTCGACCGGTGGTCATCTGCGGGTCGGGATGGAAGACACCCTGACGTACGCCAAGGGACGTCCGGTCGACTCGAACATGCAGCTCGTCGCCCGGGCGGTCGGGTTCGCCCGGCTGGCCGAGCGGCCGCCGATGTCGCCCGCCGAGGCGCGCGAACTGCTCGGCATCCCCGCCCGCCCGTGA
- a CDS encoding sulfurtransferase has product MSRDTALVSADWAEKNLGAPGVVFVEVDEDTTAYDGGHLAGAIKLDWKTDLQDPVRRDFVNKEQFEALLSERGVANDDTVVLYGGNNNWFAAYAFWYFKLYGHGDVKLIDGGRKKWELDARPLVKDAVSRPATQYVAQDPDLSIRAFRDEVVAAIGTQNLVDVRSPDEFAGRLLAPAHLPQEQAQRAGHIPTAVNVPWSKAANEDGTFKSDDELRALYAEAGLEDGKDTIAYCRIGERSSHTWFVLKELLGHQNVKNYDGSWTEYGSLIGVPVVLGDEPGKA; this is encoded by the coding sequence ATGAGTCGCGACACCGCACTCGTTTCGGCCGACTGGGCCGAGAAGAACCTCGGCGCCCCGGGTGTCGTCTTCGTCGAGGTCGACGAGGACACCACCGCCTACGACGGCGGCCACCTCGCCGGTGCGATCAAGCTCGACTGGAAGACCGACCTGCAGGACCCGGTACGCCGGGACTTCGTCAACAAGGAGCAGTTCGAGGCGCTGCTCTCCGAGCGGGGCGTCGCCAACGACGACACCGTCGTGCTCTACGGCGGCAACAACAACTGGTTCGCCGCCTACGCGTTCTGGTACTTCAAGCTGTACGGACACGGCGACGTCAAGCTCATCGACGGCGGCCGCAAGAAGTGGGAACTCGACGCCCGCCCGCTGGTCAAGGACGCGGTGAGCCGCCCCGCCACGCAGTACGTCGCCCAGGACCCCGACCTGTCGATCCGGGCGTTCCGCGACGAGGTCGTCGCCGCCATCGGCACCCAGAACCTGGTCGACGTGCGCTCGCCCGACGAGTTCGCCGGCCGGCTGCTCGCCCCGGCGCACCTGCCGCAGGAGCAGGCCCAGCGGGCCGGTCACATCCCGACCGCGGTCAACGTCCCGTGGTCCAAGGCGGCCAACGAGGACGGCACCTTCAAGTCCGACGACGAGCTGCGCGCCCTCTACGCCGAGGCCGGCCTCGAGGACGGCAAGGACACCATCGCCTACTGCCGCATCGGCGAGCGCTCCTCGCACACCTGGTTCGTGCTCAAGGAGCTGCTCGGCCACCAGAACGTGAAGAACTACGACGGTTCGTGGACGGAGTACGGCTCGCTCATCGGCGTGCCGGTCGTCCTCGGCGACGAGCCCGGGAAGGCCTGA